From a region of the Paraburkholderia hospita genome:
- a CDS encoding protein adenylyltransferase SelO, with product MSFSPCNAGFSGSMSTAAGAIDNQREGSFAALGNVFLTRLPAAPLPAPYVVGFAPDVAAMLGFDASLASAPGFAEFFSGNTTRDWPAASLPYASVYSGHQFGVWAGQLGDGRALTLGEVEHDGKRFELQLKGAGRTPYSRMGDGRAVLRSSIREYLCSEAMHHLGIPTTRALCVTGSDQPVRREEMETAAVVTRVSPSFVRFGHFEHFYANDRVDALRALADQVIDRFYPSCRDADDPYLALLNEAVLSTADLVAQWQAVGFCHGVMNTDNMSILGLTIDYGPFGFMDGFDANHICNHSDSQGRYAYRMQPQIAYWNLFCLAQGLLPLFGERYDDAQRSERAVQDAQRVLEGFKARFAPALEARMRAKLGLETQREGDDAIANKLFEIMHANRADFTLTFRNLSKLSKHDASGDTSVRDLFLDRAAFDAWATDYRARLVHETRDDAARAEAMNRVNPKYVLRNHLAEAAIRQAKEKDFSEVERLATVLRRPFDEQPDYEAYAGLPPDWASSLEVSCSS from the coding sequence ATGTCGTTTTCCCCATGCAATGCAGGGTTTTCGGGTTCCATGTCGACGGCCGCAGGCGCGATCGACAACCAGCGTGAAGGCAGCTTCGCCGCGCTCGGGAACGTCTTCCTGACTCGCCTGCCAGCGGCGCCGTTGCCGGCGCCGTATGTCGTCGGCTTTGCGCCCGATGTCGCGGCGATGCTCGGCTTCGATGCGTCGCTGGCGAGCGCGCCGGGCTTCGCCGAGTTCTTTTCGGGCAATACGACGCGGGATTGGCCGGCGGCTTCGTTGCCGTATGCGTCGGTGTATTCGGGGCATCAGTTCGGCGTGTGGGCAGGCCAGCTCGGCGACGGACGCGCGCTCACGCTCGGCGAAGTCGAGCACGATGGCAAACGCTTCGAGCTTCAACTGAAAGGCGCCGGGCGCACGCCCTATTCGCGCATGGGCGATGGACGCGCGGTGCTGCGCTCGTCGATCCGCGAATATCTGTGCTCGGAAGCGATGCATCACCTCGGCATTCCGACCACGCGCGCGCTCTGCGTGACGGGCTCCGATCAACCCGTGCGCCGCGAAGAGATGGAAACGGCCGCCGTCGTCACGCGCGTGTCGCCAAGCTTCGTGCGCTTCGGGCACTTCGAACATTTCTACGCGAACGATCGTGTCGATGCGCTGCGCGCGCTGGCCGATCAGGTGATCGACCGCTTCTATCCGTCGTGCCGCGACGCCGACGATCCGTATCTCGCGCTGCTGAACGAAGCCGTGCTGTCGACGGCCGATCTGGTCGCGCAATGGCAGGCGGTCGGTTTTTGCCATGGCGTGATGAACACGGACAACATGTCGATTCTCGGCCTGACGATCGACTATGGTCCGTTCGGCTTCATGGATGGCTTCGACGCGAATCACATCTGCAACCACTCGGACTCGCAAGGCCGTTACGCGTACCGGATGCAGCCGCAGATCGCGTACTGGAACCTGTTCTGTCTCGCGCAAGGTTTGCTTCCGCTGTTCGGCGAACGTTACGACGATGCGCAGCGCAGCGAGCGCGCGGTGCAGGACGCACAGCGCGTACTCGAAGGCTTCAAGGCGCGCTTTGCTCCCGCGCTCGAAGCGCGGATGCGCGCGAAGCTCGGCCTCGAAACCCAACGCGAAGGCGACGACGCGATCGCGAACAAACTGTTCGAGATCATGCATGCGAACCGCGCAGACTTCACGCTGACGTTCCGCAATCTGTCGAAACTGTCGAAGCACGACGCGAGCGGTGATACGAGCGTGCGCGACCTGTTTCTCGACCGCGCCGCGTTCGACGCCTGGGCGACCGACTATCGGGCGCGGCTGGTTCACGAGACACGCGACGACGCCGCCCGCGCCGAAGCGATGAACCGCGTGAATCCGAAATACGTGCTGCGCAATCACCTGGCCGAGGCGGCGATCCGCCAGGCGAAGGAAAAGGATTTCTCCGAAGTGGAACGCCTTGCGACCGTGCTGCGCCGCCCGTTCGACGAGCAACCCGACTATGAAGCCTATGCAGGACTGCCGCCCGACTGGGCGTCGTCGCTGGAAGTGAGCTGTTCGTCCTGA
- a CDS encoding 3-(methylthio)propionyl-CoA ligase: MTTPLYGQMMDVPLTVSSLLAHASRHFGTTEIVSKRIEGDVHRYTYRDCEKRAKQLAQALIALGVEAGDRIGTLAWNGYRHLETYYGTTGFGAVCHTINPRLFPDQIAYIVNHADDRYVLFDITFAALVDVLAPQCPNVRGWIAMTDEAHMPRMSTAASSYESLLAQHDGEFDWPEIDERCASNLCYTSGTTGNPKGALYSHRSTVLHAFGASLPDAMGLSARDSVLPVVPMFHVNAWGIPHSAPLTGAKLVFPGKDLDGKSLYELMEAERVTYSAGVPTVWLGLLNHLREAGVRFSTLQRTVIGGSACPPAMLKMFQEVYGVEVIHAWGMTEMSPLGTLAKLTWEQSQRSPDEQRKLREKQGHVMYGVDMKIVGDDGHDLPWDGVAFGDLHVRGPWVIDRYFRSDASPLVDGWFPTGDVATIDKDSFLNITDRSKDVIKSGGEWISSIDVENVAIAHPAVAEAACIACSHPKWTERPLLVVVKRPDADVTRDEMLAFYEGKVAKWWIPDDVVFVDELPHTATGKLQKLKLRERFRDHVLPSALAIEDCPFDEEEADAVRHARTDLS, translated from the coding sequence ATGACGACGCCGCTCTATGGACAGATGATGGACGTGCCGCTGACGGTTTCCTCGCTGCTGGCGCATGCGTCCCGCCATTTCGGCACGACGGAGATCGTGTCGAAGCGCATCGAGGGCGACGTGCATCGCTACACGTACCGCGATTGCGAGAAGCGCGCGAAGCAGCTCGCACAGGCGCTGATCGCACTTGGCGTCGAAGCAGGCGACCGGATCGGCACGCTGGCATGGAACGGCTACCGGCACCTGGAAACGTACTACGGCACGACGGGCTTCGGCGCCGTGTGCCACACGATCAATCCGCGCCTGTTTCCCGATCAGATCGCCTATATCGTCAATCACGCCGACGACCGCTACGTGCTGTTCGACATCACGTTCGCCGCGCTCGTCGATGTGCTCGCGCCGCAGTGTCCGAACGTGCGCGGCTGGATCGCAATGACGGACGAAGCGCACATGCCGCGCATGTCGACGGCCGCGTCGAGCTATGAATCGTTGCTCGCGCAGCACGACGGCGAGTTCGACTGGCCGGAAATCGACGAACGTTGCGCATCCAACCTTTGCTATACGTCGGGCACGACGGGCAATCCGAAGGGCGCGCTGTACTCGCATCGCTCAACGGTGCTGCACGCGTTCGGCGCGTCGCTGCCCGATGCGATGGGCCTGTCCGCGCGCGATTCCGTGCTGCCCGTCGTGCCGATGTTCCATGTGAATGCATGGGGCATTCCGCACTCCGCGCCGCTGACGGGCGCGAAGCTCGTGTTCCCGGGCAAGGATCTCGACGGCAAGTCGCTGTATGAGTTGATGGAAGCGGAGCGCGTCACGTATTCGGCGGGCGTGCCGACCGTGTGGCTCGGCTTGCTGAACCACTTGCGCGAAGCGGGCGTGAGGTTTTCGACGCTGCAGCGTACGGTGATCGGCGGTTCCGCGTGTCCGCCCGCGATGCTCAAGATGTTCCAGGAGGTCTACGGCGTCGAGGTGATTCACGCGTGGGGCATGACGGAGATGTCGCCGCTCGGCACGCTCGCGAAGCTCACATGGGAGCAGTCGCAGCGCTCGCCCGACGAGCAGCGCAAGCTGCGCGAAAAGCAGGGCCACGTGATGTACGGCGTCGACATGAAGATTGTCGGCGACGACGGGCACGACCTGCCGTGGGACGGCGTCGCCTTCGGCGACCTGCACGTGCGCGGGCCGTGGGTGATCGACCGGTACTTCCGCAGCGATGCGTCGCCGCTCGTCGATGGCTGGTTCCCGACGGGCGATGTCGCGACGATCGACAAGGACAGCTTCCTGAACATTACCGACCGCAGCAAGGACGTGATCAAGTCGGGCGGCGAGTGGATCAGTTCGATCGACGTCGAGAACGTCGCGATTGCGCATCCTGCGGTAGCGGAGGCGGCGTGCATCGCGTGCTCGCATCCGAAGTGGACGGAGCGGCCGCTGCTCGTCGTCGTGAAGCGGCCGGACGCCGACGTGACGCGCGACGAGATGCTCGCGTTCTACGAAGGCAAAGTCGCGAAATGGTGGATTCCCGACGACGTCGTATTCGTCGACGAACTGCCGCATACGGCGACGGGCAAGCTGCAAAAACTCAAGCTGCGCGAGCGCTTCCGCGATCACGTACTGCCGTCAGCGCTCGCTATCGAAGACTGCCCGTTCGACGAGGAAGAAGCGGACGCCGTCCGGCACGCGAGAACCGATCTGTCGTAG
- a CDS encoding 3-hydroxyacyl-CoA dehydrogenase NAD-binding domain-containing protein — MAVDYTTHDGVAVITLNNPPVNGLGLSTRTGIIEGVERALGDPAIKAIVLTGAGKAFSGGADITEFNTPKALQEPTLMTVIKAVEGSAKPVVAAIHSVAMGGGLELALGAHYRVAAPGAQIALPEVKLGILPGAGGTQRLPRALGLEAALNMIVSGTPVMSEKLAGTPIFDALIEGDLLEGALAFARKVGAQSGPYPKIRDRKIEHPNAAGFIQFARNSVAAIAKNFPAPHKCIDAVEAGVLKGFEQGMKVERECFLALVQTPESKALRHAFFGERAASKIPDVPSDTPVRDIKKVAVIGAGTMGGGIAMNFINAGLPVMMLETKQDALDRGIATIRKNYEATVKKGKLTMEALEQRMASITPTLSYDDLKDADLIIEAVFEELGVKEQVFKRLDEVAKPGAILASNTSTLDLNKIAAFTKRPQDVVGMHFFSPANVMKLLEVVRGKDTAKDALATVMKVAKKIKKTAVVSGVCDGFIGNRMIEQYIRQALFMLEEGALPAQVDKAIEKFGFAMGPFRMSDLAGNDIGWAIRKRRYQEHPDMHYSKIADRLCETGRFGQKTGGGWYDYKAGDRNAYPSKQIDEMIVAYSKELGVERRKLSDDEIVERLVFALVNEGAKILEEGIASKASDIDMVYLTGYGFPLWRGGPMLYADTVGLYNVERAIRRYAAQPNGDAWQIAAGIVERAAQGRGFTS, encoded by the coding sequence ATGGCAGTGGACTACACGACACACGACGGCGTCGCCGTCATCACGCTGAATAATCCCCCCGTCAATGGCCTCGGCCTGTCGACGCGCACGGGCATCATCGAAGGCGTCGAGCGCGCGCTGGGCGATCCCGCCATCAAGGCGATCGTGCTGACGGGCGCGGGCAAGGCCTTCTCGGGCGGCGCCGACATTACCGAATTCAACACACCGAAAGCGCTGCAGGAACCGACGCTGATGACGGTCATCAAGGCCGTCGAAGGCAGCGCGAAGCCTGTGGTCGCGGCGATCCACAGCGTCGCGATGGGTGGCGGCCTGGAACTTGCGCTCGGCGCGCACTATCGCGTGGCGGCGCCCGGCGCGCAGATCGCGCTGCCCGAAGTGAAGCTCGGCATCCTGCCAGGCGCGGGCGGCACGCAGCGTCTGCCGCGCGCGCTTGGACTGGAAGCTGCGCTCAACATGATCGTGTCGGGCACGCCCGTGATGTCCGAGAAGCTCGCGGGCACGCCGATTTTCGATGCACTGATCGAAGGCGATCTGCTGGAAGGCGCGCTCGCGTTCGCGCGCAAGGTCGGCGCGCAGAGCGGTCCGTACCCGAAGATTCGCGACCGCAAGATCGAGCATCCGAATGCGGCGGGCTTCATCCAGTTCGCGCGCAATAGCGTCGCGGCCATCGCGAAGAACTTCCCCGCGCCGCACAAGTGCATCGACGCAGTCGAAGCGGGCGTACTCAAAGGCTTCGAGCAAGGCATGAAGGTGGAGCGCGAATGTTTCCTCGCGCTCGTGCAAACGCCCGAAAGCAAGGCGCTGCGCCACGCATTCTTCGGCGAGCGCGCGGCAAGCAAGATTCCCGATGTGCCGTCCGACACGCCCGTGCGCGACATCAAAAAGGTAGCCGTGATCGGCGCGGGCACGATGGGCGGCGGCATCGCGATGAACTTCATCAATGCGGGCTTGCCCGTCATGATGCTCGAAACGAAGCAGGATGCGCTCGATCGCGGCATCGCGACGATCCGCAAGAACTACGAGGCGACCGTCAAGAAGGGCAAGCTGACGATGGAAGCGCTCGAGCAGCGCATGGCGTCGATCACGCCGACGCTCTCGTATGACGACCTCAAAGACGCCGATCTCATCATCGAAGCCGTATTCGAAGAACTCGGCGTCAAAGAGCAGGTATTCAAGCGCCTCGACGAAGTCGCAAAGCCCGGCGCGATCCTCGCGTCGAACACGTCGACGCTCGATCTGAACAAGATCGCCGCGTTCACGAAGCGTCCGCAGGACGTGGTCGGCATGCACTTCTTCAGCCCGGCCAACGTGATGAAGCTGCTCGAAGTCGTGCGCGGCAAGGACACGGCGAAAGACGCGCTCGCCACCGTGATGAAGGTTGCGAAGAAGATCAAAAAGACGGCCGTGGTGTCGGGAGTCTGCGACGGCTTCATCGGCAACCGGATGATCGAGCAGTACATTCGCCAGGCGCTCTTCATGCTCGAAGAAGGCGCGCTGCCCGCGCAGGTCGACAAGGCGATCGAGAAGTTCGGCTTCGCGATGGGCCCGTTCCGCATGAGCGACCTCGCAGGCAACGATATCGGCTGGGCGATCCGCAAGCGGCGCTATCAGGAGCACCCGGACATGCATTACTCGAAGATCGCCGACCGTCTGTGCGAGACGGGGCGCTTCGGGCAGAAGACGGGCGGCGGCTGGTACGACTACAAGGCGGGCGACCGCAACGCGTATCCGTCGAAGCAGATCGACGAGATGATCGTCGCGTATTCGAAGGAACTCGGCGTCGAACGGCGCAAGCTTTCCGACGATGAGATCGTCGAGCGTCTGGTGTTTGCGCTCGTCAACGAGGGCGCGAAGATTCTCGAAGAGGGCATCGCGTCGAAGGCGTCGGATATCGACATGGTGTATCTGACGGGCTACGGCTTCCCGCTGTGGCGCGGCGGCCCGATGCTGTACGCGGACACCGTCGGCCTCTACAACGTCGAGCGCGCGATCCGCCGTTATGCGGCGCAACCGAACGGCGACGCCTGGCAGATTGCAGCGGGCATCGTCGAGCGCGCGGCGCAGGGACGCGGCTTCACTAGCTGA
- a CDS encoding peptidylprolyl isomerase, whose translation MTLKNTRYWVLLAAFAAAPAFAQNIAVVNGTPIPKSRADALVAQLVQQGQQDSPKLQQAVREELVNREILMQEAIREGIPSKPDVKAQVAVAQQTVVLRALIENFVKKNQPTDAEVKAKYDELVKQIGGKEYHLHHILVDNEQQAKDLIAKIKAGASFEDLAKQFSKDPGSGKNGGDLDWSDPKAYVPEFAAAAEKLQKGQMTDAPVHTQFGWHIIRVDDVRQTPPPPFEQVKAQIAQQMQQEKLQAFEEDLRSKAKVQ comes from the coding sequence ATGACCTTGAAAAACACCCGCTACTGGGTCTTGCTGGCTGCATTTGCGGCCGCACCTGCATTCGCACAGAACATCGCCGTCGTGAACGGCACACCGATTCCGAAGTCGCGTGCCGATGCGCTGGTTGCCCAACTCGTGCAGCAGGGTCAACAGGATTCGCCGAAGCTGCAACAGGCCGTTCGTGAAGAACTCGTGAACCGTGAAATCCTGATGCAGGAAGCGATCCGCGAAGGCATTCCGTCGAAGCCGGACGTCAAGGCGCAGGTCGCGGTTGCGCAGCAGACTGTGGTGCTGCGTGCGTTGATCGAAAATTTCGTGAAGAAGAACCAGCCGACGGATGCCGAAGTGAAGGCGAAGTACGATGAACTGGTCAAGCAGATTGGCGGCAAGGAATATCACCTGCACCACATCCTCGTCGACAACGAGCAGCAGGCGAAGGATCTGATTGCGAAGATCAAGGCTGGCGCGAGCTTCGAAGACCTCGCGAAGCAGTTCTCGAAGGACCCGGGATCGGGCAAGAATGGTGGCGACCTCGACTGGTCGGATCCGAAGGCTTATGTGCCTGAGTTTGCCGCTGCCGCGGAGAAGCTGCAGAAAGGTCAGATGACGGATGCGCCGGTGCATACGCAGTTTGGGTGGCATATCATCCGCGTCGATGATGTGCGGCAGACGCCGCCGCCGCCGTTCGAGCAGGTTAAGGCTCAGATCGCGCAGCAGATGCAGCAAGAAAAGCTGCAGGCCTTTGAGGAGGACCTTCGGTCCAAGGCTAAGGTGCAGTAA
- a CDS encoding BolA family protein, protein MNDDVFLHASPAERLALIEARVTAALAPVDSITVRDDSALHAGHAGASAGGHYAVTIVAAAFAGKARVARHRMVYDALADAMQRGIHALAITAYTPEEFNLLSR, encoded by the coding sequence ATGAACGACGACGTTTTCCTGCACGCGAGTCCTGCCGAACGGCTCGCGCTGATCGAAGCGCGAGTCACAGCGGCGCTTGCGCCCGTCGACTCGATCACCGTGCGCGACGACAGCGCGCTGCATGCGGGTCATGCGGGCGCATCGGCGGGCGGTCACTACGCGGTGACGATCGTGGCCGCCGCCTTTGCTGGCAAGGCTCGCGTGGCGCGGCACCGCATGGTGTATGATGCGCTGGCCGATGCCATGCAGCGCGGCATTCACGCTCTCGCCATCACGGCTTACACGCCAGAAGAATTCAATTTGCTGTCCCGTTAG
- the pncA gene encoding bifunctional nicotinamidase/pyrazinamidase, translated as MKDASEVLLVVDVQNDFMPDGALAVARGDEIVPLVNQLARRFSHVVLTQDWHPPSHVSFAANHAGRQPFEMMTLPYGEQVLWPTHCVQNTPGAALHADLDIPHARAVIRKGHHAGVDSYSAFLEADRTTPTGLAGYLRDTGVTRVWCCGLATDYCVAWSALDARAAGFEVAVIEDATRAIDLNGSLDNAWREMRAAGVERVQSADLLV; from the coding sequence ATGAAAGATGCCAGTGAAGTTCTGCTCGTCGTTGACGTGCAGAACGACTTCATGCCGGACGGCGCGCTCGCCGTCGCGCGCGGCGACGAAATCGTGCCGCTCGTGAACCAGCTTGCGCGGCGTTTCAGCCATGTCGTGCTGACGCAGGACTGGCATCCGCCGTCGCATGTTTCGTTCGCCGCGAATCACGCGGGCCGCCAGCCGTTCGAGATGATGACCCTGCCGTACGGCGAACAGGTGCTGTGGCCGACGCACTGTGTGCAGAACACGCCTGGCGCTGCGCTGCACGCGGATCTCGACATTCCGCATGCACGCGCCGTGATTCGCAAGGGGCATCACGCGGGCGTCGACAGCTATTCGGCGTTTCTCGAAGCCGATCGCACGACGCCGACGGGACTGGCCGGCTATTTGCGCGACACGGGCGTGACGCGCGTGTGGTGCTGCGGGCTGGCGACCGACTATTGCGTCGCGTGGTCCGCGCTCGACGCGCGCGCGGCGGGCTTCGAGGTCGCCGTCATCGAAGACGCGACCCGCGCAATCGATCTGAACGGTTCGCTCGACAACGCATGGCGCGAGATGCGCGCTGCGGGCGTCGAACGCGTGCAATCGGCGGACTTGCTTGTCTGA
- a CDS encoding septation protein A, giving the protein MKFLFDLFPIILFFVAYKVWGIFTATAVAIAATLVQIAWVAFRHRKVDPMLWVSLGVVTVFGGATLVLHNDTFIKWKPTVLYWAFSVALVVSALAFNKNLIEAMMGKQIQLPHRIWGQLNYVWAIFFVLLGILNLFVAFNFSTDAWVNFKLFGATGCLVVFIVGQSLWLSKYMKEE; this is encoded by the coding sequence ATGAAATTCCTGTTCGATCTGTTTCCGATCATCCTGTTCTTCGTCGCGTACAAGGTGTGGGGCATTTTCACGGCGACGGCCGTTGCGATCGCCGCCACGCTCGTCCAGATCGCGTGGGTCGCGTTCCGGCACCGCAAGGTCGACCCGATGCTGTGGGTGAGCCTCGGGGTCGTCACCGTGTTCGGCGGCGCGACGCTCGTGCTGCACAACGACACCTTCATTAAATGGAAGCCGACCGTGCTGTACTGGGCGTTCTCGGTGGCGCTGGTGGTGTCCGCGCTGGCGTTCAACAAGAACCTGATCGAAGCGATGATGGGCAAGCAGATCCAGTTGCCGCATCGCATCTGGGGCCAGCTCAACTACGTGTGGGCGATTTTTTTCGTGCTGCTCGGCATTCTCAATCTGTTCGTCGCGTTCAACTTTTCGACCGATGCGTGGGTGAACTTCAAGCTGTTTGGCGCGACGGGGTGCCTGGTCGTGTTTATCGTCGGGCAGAGTTTGTGGCTGTCGAAGTATATGAAGGAAGAGTGA